GCTCAGCCGGCTGGGGCTGGACGTGGTGCTACTTCTTCTTTGCAGTGTTCTCCTTTTTGATCAATTCAGAAAATTCTAGAACAGGAGACAGATTTCTAGTAAATAACCCCCTGGCTCGTGCCCCACCAAGCCCTGCAGGCCCAGCGGGAAGCCTCCGTTATGACGGGGCACCTCGCGGTCCAGGGGGGCCCTGCATCCTGCCCTCCTGAGTCCTGGGTGGGGAGCAGGAAGGACCGGAACTTGGCTGCCCGAGTGCCCCACACCGTTGTCGTGTGCCCTGTGCCCGGCCAGATTGGCGGTGGGGAGCTCACCCACCCTGGGTCTTACGATGAACCCTCAGCAGTTCCCCTCAGAGTCTCTGAGCTGGTGCTCCTGTGGTCATCATGCCttcagtggggaaactgaggcacagagaggctgcaTCCTAAACAGACCCCTTGGCCTGGCTGCCCCTCTTTGAAGTCTTGCGACCACCCCACAAGTCAAGGTTTGCTGGTATTTGCAGGCAGCAAGTGGAGGCCTGGGGGGTGAGGACAGTCCCCAGTCTGTCTGGGGCTCTGAGCCTGTGCTTGCCTGTCCCCAGGGCCATCCTCCAGGCTTCGGGTCAGCATCTGGGTGGGTGGGCAGCAGGATGATGCAGACCCCAGGGCAGCCATGGGGAGCCTCAGGGAAGGCCTGCCCCACAAATGCCTTTCCTCCTGGGCGACCCCCTCCCGCCCGCTCAACTCACACACAGCTGTTGGCCCACCTGACCTCCTTCCACCTGCGTCCACCTCTGCAGCTCCTCAGGCCCTGGTCTCTGCCTCAAACCTTCCTCCCCATCTCGGAAACCCCCCATCTAATCTGCCCCCTTGACCTTCCCCAAAGCCGGCTTGGGCCACCTCTCTCCTGCTCAGAAACCTGCAGCAGCTCCCCTGGGCCTGGTGAAATGCCCAAGCCCCCTCAGCATCCCGGAGACTCAGACTCTCCATCTGTGAATGAGGATGATGGTGACCACCACAGGTGGCTGAAAGCTTTGGGGGATGGGGTCCCTGCCTGGCAGTGGGGAGCCTGGTCAGCCCTGCACAGAGACAGGCTCTGGACATGGGGCAAACTGAGTGCGAGTGATGGGCAGTGGGGGGCAGGAAAGTCCTGAGAGGTATCCCTGCCCCTCTCATGTCTGCTGCCCCACCTTCAAAGTCAATCCTCCCGTCCCCATCCGTGTCGGCTGCTTGGATCACGGCCTCAGCCTCCTCGTCCGTCAGTGGGGTGGTGGGCCCGCTGCTGGGGATGATGTGCAGGATGTACCTGGGGCCAGGGGTGGGCTTGGGTCAGGCCTGAGGGGGCATCTGGCTGGTGCCCAATGGTATACAAGGTACCTGCTCCCCTctttacagctggggaaactgaggcccagctggAGAGGGGTCTCTGGGCCTAGGCCCAGTGCTGTGCCCCTGGACCCTGTTTCTAGCCTGGCCCCATCTCCCACAAGGCCTGCTGGAGCCCAGTGGGGGTACCAGGTCTTCTGGGGTGAGCGTGGTAGCTGTAGGTCGGGGAGGGGGCCCAGGGCTCAGTACCCCCTCATCCCCAGCCACCACCAGGGAGGGGGCCCAGAGCTCAGGACATCCTGTCCCCGGCCATTGGCTGTTACTTGATCTCATTCCACTCGATGAAGCCGCTCTTGTCCTTGTCCAGGGTCTGGAAGGCCTTGCGGATGACACTCTCCTGCTGCCCCGAGGCCGGGAACTTCTGCATGTACTCGAAGAACTTGATGTAGTTGAAGGAGCCTGGGGATGACCGGGCGTGTCACCAGGGCCATCCGCCTCGGGGCTGgactgccagggcctgggcccAGAGGGCGACTCCTGCCCTGCGGTGGGGGCTGCTGGGTCCtgtgccctcccccagcccagggggGCTCCTGTGTCCACAGTGGGGCTGgcccagggcgggcgggggcgggctgTACCATGGTGCCTCATGTCGGTGGGCAGCAGGTCTATGTCCTTGTCCGACAGGGATGTGCCCATGGCCAAGGCCATCTTCTTCATCTGGGAGGAGAAGTCCTCGTCCATCCTGGCCCTGCAGGGGACAGGGAGCCGGCTCGGCGGGTGTGCTGGGCAGGAAAGGGTGCTCTGCCTGGACCCTGCCTGGTGCCAGCTCCTGGCCCTAGAGTGGGGACCCCAGGCACCCAGACCCAGGCGGGCCTCTGGCTGCAGAGGGTGGCTGGAAGGGTCAGGTTTCCCAGCACGCTGGGGCCCTGGCCTTGCAGAGGCCCTCGTGCCCAGGCCCTGAGGAAGATGCATTTGAGCCCTGCCTCTTGGTAGCTGGCCACCCTGAGGTGTTACCCCACTTCACAGAAGAGACCAAGACTTTGAGATGATAAGTGATAGACACGAAGTCCTTCACTCTGCTCGGAAGAGGCGGAGGAGGCGCTGCCTGACCCC
Above is a genomic segment from Phocoena sinus isolate mPhoSin1 chromosome 20, mPhoSin1.pri, whole genome shotgun sequence containing:
- the PVALEF gene encoding parvalbumin-like EF-hand-containing protein; this encodes MDEDFSSQMKKMALAMGTSLSDKDIDLLPTDMRHHGSFNYIKFFEYMQKFPASGQQESVIRKAFQTLDKDKSGFIEWNEIKYILHIIPSSGPTTPLTDEEAEAVIQAADTDGDGRIDFEEFSELIKKENTAKKK